In Ptychodera flava strain L36383 chromosome 17, AS_Pfla_20210202, whole genome shotgun sequence, one genomic interval encodes:
- the LOC139116613 gene encoding von Willebrand factor-like produces the protein MRRPWSLAVCCEQVCLHGLLVPKATGTLNRDVWFEELRVEYDRWTSWGLALVSTCLSVSMRSSSEQQGGYDELEENLHSLKSHDEEIHEHELTKRRSFLIIRIGLPRLTGQCTTWGRYALHYRTFDGKRYSYRGSCTYTLVSECFSGSFEIFVSNDASCSPDSVCNRSLIVNAGESTEELVLRRDNGEAAVFVGGDRVNVPGQNQGYLIEQIAGYVVVDNGGLGFRIIWDGADVFTVELTNQDLKTRTCGLCGKWNDNINDEFTTPNGDVVQDIGEFGDSWRDNQVSEVGCENNPRDIPSCKLTSHNTEPQPDDTEEEIRAKRAVNTCRALDHEPFASCHETVPVKAYKTACNEDMCSCSEENLEACKCSAFAAYARECARMGAPISWRSDDLCPVSCPNGMVFTECDAKCPQTCQSKGEGECEPDECIDGCLCPSGTYLHDGECIDGDQCPCYHNSVEYPAASILEQDCNQCECIGGSWSQCTDNICEATCRVFGDPHYSTFDGTNYDFMGDCTYVLLKDCTGTFNNYHVWGKNVECGRSEGLTCTRAVIVEVDNTLVYLKRGGAVNVNGDDVGTLPFKEESIYIERVSSMFVKVELQSIGVKILWDGRSRVYITVSPKHFGKTCGLCGTYNNNQLDDFWTIQGDVETSIAEFANKYKTNPGCQDVPKEEPPNPCEVFSQHVSVAERLCGHLLNDEIFKACHNVVAPKPYYD, from the exons GCAACAGGAACACTGAATAGGGACGTGTGGTTTGAAGAGTTGCGGGTAGAGTATGACCGTTGGACGAGCTGGGGCTTGGCCCTGGTTTCAACTTGCCTTTCTGTGTCTATGCGCTCTAGCAGCGAGCAGCAGGG TGGGTACGATGAGTTGGAAGAAAACTTACATTCTCTGAAATCGCATGATGAGGAAATTCATG AACATGAACTGACAAAACGCAGAAGTTTTCTGATTATACGAATCGGACTGC ctaGACTAACTGGTCAATGCACTACATGGGGACGATACGCCCTTCATTATCGGACATTCGATGGCAAACGCTACAGCTATCGTGGCTCCTGTACGTACACGCTGGTGTCTGAGTGCTTCAGTGGAAGTTTTGAAATCTTTGTTTCAAACGATGCCAGTTGTTCTCCAGACTCTGTCTGCAATCGCTCTCTCATCGTTAATGCAGGCGAGTCCACTGAAGAGTTGGTTTTGCGAAGGGACAATGGCGAGGCTGCTGTGTTCGTAGGCGGTGACCGTGTCAATGTACCCGGTCAAAATCAAGGGTACCTCATCGAGCAAATTGCTGGGTATGTCGTCGTTGACAATGGCGGACTCGGGTTCAGAATTATTTGGGACGGGGCTGATGTTTTCACTGTTGAGCTCACCAACCAGGATTTGAAAACCCGTACTTGTGGACTCTGTGGCAAATGGAACGATAACATCAACGATGAATTCACCACTCCGAACGGCGATGTCGTTCAAGATATCGGAGAATTCGGTGACAGCTGGAGAGATAATCAAGTATCGGAAG TTGGATGTGAGAACAACCCACGTGACATACCATCCTGTAAACTCACCTCTCACAACACTGAGCCGCAACCCGATGACACAGAAGAAGAGATTAGAGCGAAGAGGGCGGTCAACACATGCAGAGCTTTGGACCATGAACCGTTTGCTTCTTGTCACGAA ACAGTGCCAGTGAAGGCTTACAAGACAGCTTGTAATGAAGACATGTGTTCCTGCAGCGAAGAAAATCTGGAAGCCTGTAAATGTTCCGCGTTTGCTGCTTATGCTCGCGAGTGTGCCAGAATGGGTGCTCCTATTAGCTGGAGAAGCGACGATCTGTGCC CTGTGAGTTGTCCAAACGGAATGGTTTTCACGGAGTGCGATGCTAAATGTCCCCAGACATGTCAATCAAAGGGGGAAGGGGAATGCGAGCCGGACGAGTGTATCGACGGGTGCCTGTGTCCTTCTGGTACCTACCTGCACGACGGTGAATGCATTGACGGGGATCAATGCCCGTGTTACCACAATAGCGTCGAGTACCCTGCCGCATCTATTCTGGAGCAGGACTGTAATCAGTG TGAATGCATTGGTGGCAGCTGGAGTCAATGTACAGACAACATTTGTGAAG CGACCTGCCGTGTATTCGGTGACCCACACTACTCGACCTTTGACGGTACGAACTATGACTTCATGGGTGATTGTACCTACGTCTTGCTCAAGGATTGCACCGGCACATTCAACAACTACCACGTGTGGGGTAAAAACGTGGAATGCGGACGATCGGAAGGACTGACGTGCACCAGAGCCGTCATCGTCGAAGTCGATAACACTCTCGTCTACTTGAAGCGTGGTGGCGCTGTTAATGTCAACGGAGATGACGTGGGGACgttgcctttcaaagaagaaagCATCTACATTGAAAGAGTGTCATCGATGTTTGTGAAG GTAGAACTGCAGAGCATTGGAGTAAAGATACTATGGGATGGTAGAAGTCGTGTGTATATCACAGTGAGTCCCAAACATTTCGGTAAAACGTGTGGCCTCTGTGGAACATACAACAACAATCAACTTGACGATTTCTGGACTATTCAGG GTGATGTGGAGACAAGCATAGCGGAGTTTGCGAACAAGTATAAAACAAACCCAGGTTGCCAAGACGTGCCGAAAGAGGAGCCGCCCAATCCGTGTGAAGTGTTTTCACAGCACGTCTCCGTTGCTGAGCGATTATGCGGCCATCTACTCAACGACGAAATCTTCAAGG CATGTCACAATGTTGTGGCTCCAAAACCATACTATGACTAG